Genomic window (Candidatus Methylomirabilota bacterium):
TTAGGGCCTGCGACGAAATAAGTGAACCAGATCCTATCGCTTTGCCGACGGGGTGGGAAGGATCGTGTAGTTCCAGTCCCCGTGAAACGGATCGGGCCGCAGGCGGACGGCCTCCAGGGTGGCGCGACTGATCTTGAGACCCGAGGGATATCGGGCCGTGTCCAGCCGCGCCCGCACGCGCAGGCCCGTGCGGGTCGTAGTGGCCGCGATCAGACTTACAATGACCGCGTGGCTGAGCAGCGGCTGGCCTCGCCAGTTCTGGCTGATAAAGGAGAACAGGCGGTGTTCGATCGTGTTCCACTTGCTCGTGCCGGGCGGGAAATGGCACACCGTGATGGGCAGGTGAAGGCGGTCGGCCAGTTTCTGCAGCTCGACCTTCCACAACCGGAGGCGGGCGCCGTTGCTCCCGCCGGCGTCGGCCGTGATCAGCAGCCGCCGGGCGTGGGGATAGGCCCGCCGCCCCATGGCCTGCCACCAGTGGCGAATGCTCGCGACGGCAAACGCCGCCGTGTCATGGTCGATGCCGACACTGACCCAGCCGGTGTTGGCGCCCAGATCGTAGACTCCGTAGGGAATAGCGCGCCCCAGTTCCGGCTGCACGAAGTCGTGGACCTGCACCGGCCGCGGCCGCCCGCCGGCACGCCATTCGCGGCCGCCGTTCTTGAAGTTCCCCACGAGCTCCTTCTTCTTGGTATCGACGGAGGTGGCCGGCTGGCCTTGGCGCAGGGTCGCCTGGACGCGGGCGGCGATGTGCTCGAACTGGGCGTTGCGATCGGGGTGGTGCGTGCCCTCGATCGTCTTCCGGTTGGCCTGCAAGCTGTAGCCGCGCTGTCGGAGCAGGACGGCGACCATCCGGTGGCTCGTGCGATGGCCCTGGCGAGTCAGTTCGGTCGCCAAGCGCCGGAGACTCTTGCAGGTCCATCGCAGCGGCGACTCCGGCTCCCCCCGCGTCGCCGGTTCGATCAGCTGCTCCAAGTCTGTCAGCAACGTCGGATCCTGATCGATCGCGCGCTTGCGCCCGCCGCCGGGGCGGCGAATCCGCCCCGGCGCCAGCGCGGCCGCCCCGCGCGCCGTCAATTCCTTCGTCCCGGCACGAATCGCTCGGCGGGAGACGCCCGTCGCGCGCGCCACCGCGGACACGCCGCCCGCGCCTGCCGCCGCGACTTCCGCCGCGGCCACCAGCCGGCGCAGCCGTTCGTCCAGGTGCCGCTCGATCAGCCGGAACCGCCGTCGAATTGCCTTCTCGGCCACCATCCGTGGAATACTTTAACAGCGAGACCCCCTTCATCTGGTACACTTATTTCGTTACGAGCCCTTAGCCAGGCTCACCGGCCAATCTCGGGCACGGAAAGGCCCTGGCAGATCTTCCGGGCCAGCACATCCGAAACTTCGGTGTGCCTGGGCACGGCCTTCGCGCTTCAAGTAACACCCGTGCTTCCTCAAGTGGCGAAGCACGTCGCCCCGCTTCACCCGACGACGACTTTCTCTCGGGT
Coding sequences:
- a CDS encoding ISAzo13 family transposase; amino-acid sequence: MVAEKAIRRRFRLIERHLDERLRRLVAAAEVAAAGAGGVSAVARATGVSRRAIRAGTKELTARGAAALAPGRIRRPGGGRKRAIDQDPTLLTDLEQLIEPATRGEPESPLRWTCKSLRRLATELTRQGHRTSHRMVAVLLRQRGYSLQANRKTIEGTHHPDRNAQFEHIAARVQATLRQGQPATSVDTKKKELVGNFKNGGREWRAGGRPRPVQVHDFVQPELGRAIPYGVYDLGANTGWVSVGIDHDTAAFAVASIRHWWQAMGRRAYPHARRLLITADAGGSNGARLRLWKVELQKLADRLHLPITVCHFPPGTSKWNTIEHRLFSFISQNWRGQPLLSHAVIVSLIAATTTRTGLRVRARLDTARYPSGLKISRATLEAVRLRPDPFHGDWNYTILPTPSAKR